Part of the Shewanella eurypsychrophilus genome is shown below.
GGTGTCATTTGCCAGTGCGCTTGGCACTGAGAGGACTGTAGCGGCGATAAACGCAGTTAGCAGGCCGATTTTTTGTAAGATTCTCATCACTTCTCTCACACTCGTAGTTTCTAAAGGAAACGATATTAATATTTTTGTACTTATTTCGAGGTAATAATATTTACAAGTGTCGACTAATAATGTGATCTGGATCTGGTTAATGTAAGCATGTGTGTATCTATATGTTGATATTGACACTTTGGTTGTAAAATCGGCTTGTTTTGTGAGTTGGATCTACATGGTTAATGATAATTAAAATCGTTTGGTTATAACGATTTAACTTTTGGGTTGCAGTCTGTCACAGTTTTAATTTGGTTTATGACCGATATGGCAAATTGATGACATTAGGTACTAATTGCGTTGACAGGTGTCTTTTGGTGGGCGTAATCTGAACTGGCTTTTTGTTGTTCCCATTATGATTTATATATCTTAAGTATTAGATACGGACCATGTAGTTAAAGCTATGATCATCTTTCCCTGCAATGTTGGATGCCGCTCCATGGTCCTTTTTTCTATACTGCTTGAAAGGTGCTTGTTGATTATTGCGTTAATATTTCGCGTATTTTTCGAGCCTTATCTCGTCCTATCCCCTCAACGTTGATCAACTCCTCTTCTGTTGCAGTAAATACCGCTTCGATATTGTTAAAATGACTTAATAGGCGTTTGGCTAACTTGGGGCCTATCTGTGGAAGGCTTTGCAGTATGAAAAGTTGGCGGTTTTTTTTACGCTTAGGCTTTCTACCATCAAGTTTTAACCCAGCTTCTCTGCTGTATAATTGTGTGGCACAGAAGTAGAGGATTTTAGCCGACTCTGTTTGGGACAAGCTGCGTAAAATGGGCATATTGAAGCTGAGTGAAATTGAGCATATCGCTCCTATTAAGGATTCTCGAGTAATGTCATAAGAGGCAATATCACGAGTTGTTCCTTCAATAAGTAGTGCCGTATTACAGGAACTTTCAGATAATCTATAGATCTGAGAAAATAGCCTACCATTGCAGAGTGATAAGGCGAGATCTGGGAGTGTTTTTCTTTCTATCAGCCAGTTGTTTATCTGATAATCACCGAGCATTAGGCGTTTTCTTATCAGGTGAACATCTGTGTGGAGTGTTAGTTGTTCGAGCAATATCTCAGCGTGCTCTCTATCATCATAAGCGATCTCAATGAGCATTTTATTCATCCTGAATATTTCATCAATCCTTCGACTATTGCTGAGTTTAGCCCAGATATCACTATGGAAGCTTGATTTAGCAGCTTTGTATGCCAAAGGTGATAACATATTGGTCATCTAACGAGTTAATCTGAGTGATCTTGATGGCGCTGTTTTTAAGTTTGTCCAACCTAATGTGTAAAATGCTTAAAGAGCCTCTTGAGCGAATAACTGACAGCGATGGAAATAATCCGGGTGTGCAATCGATTAGCACTAATGCCAATCGAGTTAGCTGGCAGGGGCAGGTTATTCAACTATCTGGCCGTCAGTGGCAACCCTATGATGATGGCAGTTGGCTCGTGGTATTTATGGAGTCCCATAGCCGCTACTGCATGATGATTCATTACCCGTTAAAGCCCGACTGGCAGCAGGTACAGCAAGATTTTTATAATCAGTGGAAACTGCACACCATTGGCTGGCTGCGAGCAAATCGCTTTATTCGACATGACGATCACGGTATACAGGTTCTCGATAATATCGAGTATTACTTTGATCAAACCAAGGTCCACTGCTTTCGTAATCTAGATCCCAGTATCGGTGCCCATATTACTGAGGTACAGCACTACCTGCACTCATTGTTTGATGACCACAAGCCGCGCCGCTTTGACAATGATGAGGCGTGGGAGTTGAGCATGTATATCAATGAACAGCCTAGGAAGATTGCAGGGCAACGAAGTAAAAAGAGTGAGTTTACTCCTGCAGAACGCTTTATCGACGATGCCCTATACCGCTTTGGCAGCGGTATCTGCGATCAGGACTTTCCTGATATTAAACCAGGAAATTTTCTCTGCCCCTATCCTGAGAAACCGATACTCAGGTTGTTAAAATGATATTAACTGCATGGTGCTTAACGATAATATCGAGGCTTAACCTTTGTATAGTTACACTCTTCAGCGTGTAAACTAAGTTTAACGGTCATAGCGTGTAAACTGGTTTTAACGGTTTTAGCGTGTAAAACTTGATTTACCTGCTTTAGCGTGTAAAGTAGATTTGAGAACAGTTTCTATAGGTAAAGTGATTATGAAGGTGACCAACTCAAAACAGCTTAGTGCGTATCTCAAAGATGCACGACTGAATATGAAGCTCTCGCAAAGTAAGGTGGGCAATAAGGTCGGCATTCGTCAGGATACGGTTTCTAGCTTTGAGCAAAACCCCGATTCAACCAAATTAGAAACGTTGTTTAAGATCTTATCAGCATTAAATCTTGAGCTAGACGTTAAGGTTAGAAATCCAGAGTTGGGGGGTGAAATCCACGATGATAAAGCCATAACCTCTGACCAAGAATGGAAGGAGGAGTGGTAATGGCTATTCTTGATGTTTATATGAATGGTTACTTCATCGGGGAGTTCACTAAATCTACTACAGGCTCCCATCTGTTTAAGTATGAACAGCAATGGTTAGATATATCCGGTAGCCGCCCTATATCGCTCTCTATGCCACTGCGAAAGCATGAGTATAAGGGAGATGAAGTTTATAACTTCTTTGATAACTTACTTCCAGATAACACGGACGTTAGAAATAGAATAGTTGCTCGTCACAATGCGCAATCTACCCAGGCGTTCGATCTGCTATATAAAGTAGGACAAGACAGTGTCGGTGCGCTGCAGTTAGTACCACATGATCAAAATGCTTTTGATGTAAAAAAAATTGAATCTAAACCTTTGTCCGATAAAGAATTAGAAAAAGTACTAAAGGGCTATCAGTCAGATATCCCGTTAGGTATGTTAGCGGATGAAGATGATTTTAGAATTTCTATTGCTGGAGCCCAAGAAAAGACTGCTTTACTTAATCTCGATGGCCAATGGCACCTTCCAATTAAAGCAACTCCTACAACTCATATTATCAAGCTGCCAATCGGTGAGATCCAGAGCCATTCACATACAATTGATATGTCAGACAGCGTTGAAAATGAATATTTGTGCATGATGATAGTCAGAGAGTTTGGCTTAGATGTGCCGCAATGCTCAATAATCCAAGTGGGTGATATTAAGGCGCTTACTGTTGAACGCTTTGATCGTAAGTTATCGACCGATGGCAAATGGATTATGCGGTTGCCACAAGAAGACTTTTGTCAGACCTTAAATATTCCACCAGCCAAAAAATATGAAAGTCATGGTGGTCCCGGTATTGAACAGATCATGCCTTATCTTCTCGGCTCTAAGAATGCAGAGCGAGATAGATATAATTTCATGAAGTCTCAAGTATTGTTTTGGCTGCTAGCTGCAACCGATGGGCATGCGAAAAACTTCTCATTATTCATTGAGGCTGGTGGCGGTTATCGATTAACCCCCTTTTACGATATTTTGTCCATATCCCCAGCCATTGGAGGAAAAGGTTTAAATATCCGTAATGCTAAGTTGGCTATGGGACTCAAAGCGACGAAAGGTAAGGAATATCGGATAGCACAGATCTTCCCAAGGCACTTTATCCAAACAGCCAAGGCTATAGGTTATGACACTGACGCTATGGCGTACATTATGAGTGAGCTAGCGGATGTAGTAGATTCGGTAGTTACCAAGGTGAAGTCACAGTTACCTATAGACTTTCCTGTTCATATACGGGACTCCATTCTAGATGGTTTAGAAGCGAGAGCTAATCGATTAGTGAATCTTGCCCCTGTCAACATGTAAAAACACGTGCTAGAACATATATTTATCTACGAACATAGAAGTAAAGGAAAACAAAAAGCCCCGTAAGTACGGGGCTTTGGTGGGTTTTGTGAACGAGGTTAAACCGTGAAAAACACTACTCTACGTTCTGGATCTGCTTGTTGAGTAATCTTTTATTTTTCATTTAAATCAATGCATTGCTTAATGGGTTTTGTTTGGTTGTATTTTTGCCCACCTATTTGCCCACCAATGTGGTGATAGAGCAACCTTTAAATGTCTAATACTGGATTTACAAGTAGATATCAATATTTGGTACGGCTATTCAGATCACTCTTTCTTAGCATCCTCACCTTCAGTGATACCTTCAGTGATACCTTCAGTGATACCTTCGGAGCTTACTTCATTAGCTATTTCTGGAATCTTGATCTTGACAGTATTGCATTCGTGATCAGTGTAAGCAGAGTATGAATGTTTAGTAAAAACAAGGCCTTCAAACGCATCAAAACCAACTGAATAAAAAGTTATTCTAGGGTCAATGAACCAAGATAGAAAACTTTCAAAAATTGGTGCCATAAGAATACCGTATATGAAGTAATCTTCATCAATTGTGTACTTGTCACCCAGCCAGTTTAAAATGCCACCCATGTATTTTGTTACCTGTGGAATTTGAGCCGCCCCAATTGAATCGCGTTTTAGTTCATAAAGATAAATTTCTAGCTTGTCAGTTTTCTCATCTCGACCGATTCCAAGAATATCAACAATGCCATAATCACCGAGTTTAACTTGACGATAAAACGTGGGGTTAACAGGTACTGGAAAGCCCTGGTCAGATAATCTCTCAAAGTCTTGTTCTAACCCTTTGAATATTAAATCTTCTAACTCTTTCTCAGAAAATTCCATAAATTCATCCATCTGAATGGAAAAACCTAATCATTGTCCTTTAACCACAAAAAATCAATATTAGAGATGACGATGTTTGTATTTGTGACGGGTCACTTTATCATGCAAATGTGATTTTGACCGACTCCTATTAGGATTTATTCACTGTATAACAAAGCAACAACCAACCCCGGAAATTTTCATTTATAGTGATGTGTCGGGCGTCTAATTACCCTTGAAGGGCACTATGCCAGAAGGACTCGTTCATGTTTAAAAATTAGCCTTTCTGAAGAGAGATTGAGAGGAATCATGCAATTGATAAGTAAAAATAAAGGGTTATGTTCTTCTCTCGCCTATAGAGTTCGAGAAATAGACGAAAATCGGGAGGTATTATGACCCCTCGATGAATCTATATGTGCCAGGGTCCCCTCCAATTTAAAGCCCACCATTTTGGTGGGCAGGTTGGTATTTTAAGACAATATACTTGCAGCTTCCTTGGCTAATACCTCTTGGTCTTGTTCGTACTTCTCCCAGTACGCAAAGCTTTCTTTTGCTCTTGCCAGGCTTTTCATCCTTTGGTTCTCTTTATCTTTTATCGATTGTTTGTATTTTTTCTTAGCGTCTAACCCTGCTTGCTTTTTTTCTGCTTCAAATGCGGTTTTTGGCCTAATCAATTCAATATAACAGCGGCCACGTTCAGAAACGATTGGTAGACCAAATACTTCATCAGACCTTAAGTCCATGAATAATTTTTCTTCGGCTTTGTATCCATCAGCCAGTTTGCTTATGAGCCATCTAATTGATGACTGTGAATCATCGCCATCTATGTTAAATGACTCCCACCCGCTTACTGAGTCAATGGCATTTTTTACCGCTTCTTTTTGGGCTTCGGGAACCTCTAAGATCTCTGCATTTAGTTCAGTTAACCCTGTTGCTATTAGCTCTTTCAACTCGTCACTCGTTAGAAAGTTTAAAGCTAATGCTTCTTCGTTCGCTTGTTCAATTGTTTTACCTAATATCATACGTACTCCTAGTTAATGACTATGAATGTTGAAAACTGTTTTGTTGCCTTCTGGTATGTCATCCGGATCGGGCATACAAGCTTGGATGCTGATCACTCGTGAACCATTTTTTAGATACTTTCTTACGTCTGTTTCTGGCCAGTAAATGAGTTCAGAGAATGTCCGGAACTGTCTCCCGTCCCTTTCCATTTCTAGTGTTCTTTGCTCTCGTATCGAGGAAAAGTTGTCAGAGAACTTTGGTTTTCGTTCTACGCGAATATAAAGGTCAATATCACTGACAGTTGGAGCATCGGTTAGATAGCTACCAAATAAAATAACTTCACTGACCTGGAATAAATATTTATCACTGGAGTTTATTTCGTTAACTCTTTCCATAAATTCTTCATAGTGCTTATTTGCCGTAGAGCGTTTAACCTTTTTTGATGCTGTTGCTTGAGCTAATGAGTTTCCCTTTATTGTTGTTATATGGGTTCTATCTTTACTAGGCGGATCAATAGCCTCTATATACCCTTCGCTTATAAATGAATTAAGGTGCGATTGAGTAACTTTCTTAGTCGTTCCAATAACTGACCTTAATGTTGAAATATTAAATCCTTCATGGTTACGTGATAAACCCCTTATTATTTTTCTAGCTTTAAGTGCAGGGAAGTTGGCTATTGTATCTGTGCTATTAATTTTCATAAAAACCCCCATTTTTTACAAAGTTCAAATCTAGTAAAATCAGCGTTTTAACCTAAACTTGGGACGTAACTTGTAAACTGTCTCAATTACTTTTTACATCCCCAAATAACGCCTCATCACCAGCTATAAACGTATCCACTAAATCTTGTTCGTTATTGTCTAAGTAGTTGATGGTTGTATCTGGCTTACTGTGGTTCAGTAACTGTTGTAACTCTTCTAAAGTACAGCCCACTTGTTGCCTTAAACGTGACCCTGATTTACGTAGGGAGTGAGTGCCTAAGTTCACCCCTCCTAAGCGACCACATGATCGCCTGTGTCGAATCACATCGCTCTCAACTTCATCCATCCAACGCCATGCTGTCTTTCGGCTTAACGGCCTACGTTCACCGCCATATCTACTTTCAAATAAGTAGGTATTATTTGGGGCTTCCAGTCGCATCTTATTGAGTAATTTTATTGAGTGAGGTGTTAACGTTATCACCTTAACTTTTTGGGTTTTCCCTTCGATTATTGAGAACTCTCCAGTATCAAATGATTCATCAATTTGCCTCGTGGTAATAGCTAGGATATCGCTGATCCGTAATGCCCATAGAGCTGTCAATTCAGCAAGGCACCTGGCCATAAATCCACGTCTGTTTTCTAGTGAATTCAAGATGACCTGAAATTCATCTCGATCTCTGGCTGAATGGACTCTAGGCATACTTTCTCCTACTAAATATTATTGCTTGATGCTATTTCAGTTATTTCATTCGACAACTCATAAGTGAGCTGGAAGAGGCTTTCAATATGCAGGGACGAAAGCTCATCAATATTTCCTGACTGAGATATTATTGATATCACTTCTAGCTGCTTTGACTTTTTCGAAATTAAATCAGCTTTGCTATCACTTGAATTTGGCATGACTTCTCCTTAGCCTATTAATCAGATTAAAGGCTTTAGTTATATTACTTGGTTTTAAAAGTTAGCTGTTCTACTGTTTGATACGTTTAATTTAGTATCATTATTTATTAGACGTTCAATTTCATTTTCTTGAACATCAATAAACCCCATGCTGGTTAGCTTTTGATAACAAGTACCAGTTTCACCATGTCGATTTAATTTAACTAAAATCTCAGTAATGTTTTTCCAGGGCGAATTGGTATTGAATACTGAATCTCGATAAAGGCCGATCCAGCTATCAACATCTTGCTCCACTGCTCCCGAATCTCTTGAGTCGCTAGGAACTGGACGTTTATCAATTCTCGAGGTATTTCCTCGGTTGAGTTGAAGCAACATGATAACGGGACACTGAAATTCTTTCGACATCCCCTTTAATGCTCGAGTCATAGCGCCTACCTCTAAATCTCTTCGGT
Proteins encoded:
- a CDS encoding tyrosine-type recombinase/integrase, with translation MPRVHSARDRDEFQVILNSLENRRGFMARCLAELTALWALRISDILAITTRQIDESFDTGEFSIIEGKTQKVKVITLTPHSIKLLNKMRLEAPNNTYLFESRYGGERRPLSRKTAWRWMDEVESDVIRHRRSCGRLGGVNLGTHSLRKSGSRLRQQVGCTLEELQQLLNHSKPDTTINYLDNNEQDLVDTFIAGDEALFGDVKSN
- a CDS encoding amino acid adenylation codes for the protein MLKEPLERITDSDGNNPGVQSISTNANRVSWQGQVIQLSGRQWQPYDDGSWLVVFMESHSRYCMMIHYPLKPDWQQVQQDFYNQWKLHTIGWLRANRFIRHDDHGIQVLDNIEYYFDQTKVHCFRNLDPSIGAHITEVQHYLHSLFDDHKPRRFDNDEAWELSMYINEQPRKIAGQRSKKSEFTPAERFIDDALYRFGSGICDQDFPDIKPGNFLCPYPEKPILRLLK
- a CDS encoding helix-turn-helix domain-containing protein yields the protein MKVTNSKQLSAYLKDARLNMKLSQSKVGNKVGIRQDTVSSFEQNPDSTKLETLFKILSALNLELDVKVRNPELGGEIHDDKAITSDQEWKEEW
- a CDS encoding ERCC4 domain-containing protein; amino-acid sequence: MNKMLIEIAYDDREHAEILLEQLTLHTDVHLIRKRLMLGDYQINNWLIERKTLPDLALSLCNGRLFSQIYRLSESSCNTALLIEGTTRDIASYDITRESLIGAICSISLSFNMPILRSLSQTESAKILYFCATQLYSREAGLKLDGRKPKRKKNRQLFILQSLPQIGPKLAKRLLSHFNNIEAVFTATEEELINVEGIGRDKARKIREILTQ
- a CDS encoding type II toxin-antitoxin system HipA family toxin; its protein translation is MAILDVYMNGYFIGEFTKSTTGSHLFKYEQQWLDISGSRPISLSMPLRKHEYKGDEVYNFFDNLLPDNTDVRNRIVARHNAQSTQAFDLLYKVGQDSVGALQLVPHDQNAFDVKKIESKPLSDKELEKVLKGYQSDIPLGMLADEDDFRISIAGAQEKTALLNLDGQWHLPIKATPTTHIIKLPIGEIQSHSHTIDMSDSVENEYLCMMIVREFGLDVPQCSIIQVGDIKALTVERFDRKLSTDGKWIMRLPQEDFCQTLNIPPAKKYESHGGPGIEQIMPYLLGSKNAERDRYNFMKSQVLFWLLAATDGHAKNFSLFIEAGGGYRLTPFYDILSISPAIGGKGLNIRNAKLAMGLKATKGKEYRIAQIFPRHFIQTAKAIGYDTDAMAYIMSELADVVDSVVTKVKSQLPIDFPVHIRDSILDGLEARANRLVNLAPVNM
- a CDS encoding nucleotidyltransferase domain-containing protein, giving the protein MKINSTDTIANFPALKARKIIRGLSRNHEGFNISTLRSVIGTTKKVTQSHLNSFISEGYIEAIDPPSKDRTHITTIKGNSLAQATASKKVKRSTANKHYEEFMERVNEINSSDKYLFQVSEVILFGSYLTDAPTVSDIDLYIRVERKPKFSDNFSSIREQRTLEMERDGRQFRTFSELIYWPETDVRKYLKNGSRVISIQACMPDPDDIPEGNKTVFNIHSH